One Miscanthus floridulus cultivar M001 chromosome 11, ASM1932011v1, whole genome shotgun sequence DNA window includes the following coding sequences:
- the LOC136493092 gene encoding uncharacterized protein, translated as MNEKADDPDVLEMKQLSRESEEMGKVDSDAEIADQQRRLKETEGDPKGEEGREAARKGTFKGEGEVRSEMAAMKIKPVKEEVKRGYEKYLEWKRRQDEKERDRDPEEITDPLAFEAKMFRKRWDKIYLEVYGSFDKNTNIPCKRFTHNLAPRGGIVCSTLQVFSVKVEEIIEGLKWPLEVFGMVALRDSIDLSRNIIFKRERHNCQILTDQNPCLVLTGPVRAVMAYGLVIFEASLYVKGATRSDDKELSLLATSVGPNPTLESCLFQRSYTSRLSTLKLMLGHLTDSMEATIRVRVASGTWPDGFGGRFAVRAGSIKQHIVLLDSGDKKLSLTGNEIRLARQVVSIEAHGKLIVFVAARNGSDVYRDVKDFKPLQMGTSCKELRIGSCMLEITVYWSRF; from the exons ATGAATGAAAAAGCGGATGATCCAGACGTCCTGGAGATGAAGCAGCTGTCTAGGGAGAGTGAGGAGATGGGGAAGGTCGATTCCGATGCGGAGATTGCAGATCAGCAGAGAAGGCTGAAGGAAACAGAGGGAGATCCCAAAGGCGAGGAGGGGAGGGAAGCTGCAAGGAAAGGAACCTTCAAAGGAGAAGGCGAAGTGAGAAGCGAAATGGCGGCGATGAAGATAAAGCCCGTTAAGGAAGAAGTTAAGAGGGGGTATGAGAAGTATTTGGAGTGGAAGAGGAGGCAGGATGAGAAAGAACGTGATCGGGACCCAGAGGAGATAACAGATCCTTTAGCCTTCGAAGCTAAGATGTTCAGAAAGAGGTGGGACAAAATCTATTTGGAGGTCTATGGTAGCTTCGATAAGAACA CTAACATCCCTTGCAAACGTTTTACACATAATCTTGCTCCACGGGGTGGCATTGTGTGCAGTACTCTACAAGTATTTTCAGTCAAAGTTGAAGAAATAATTGAAGGTTTAAAGTGGCCGCTTGAGGTGTTTGGTATGGTTGCTCTACGGGACTCGATTGATCTCAGTCGTAATATTATCTTCAAGCGCGAAAGGCATAACTGTCAGATACTCACAGATCAG AATCCATGCTTAGTATTGACAGGCCCTGTGCGTGCTGTCATGGCATATGGTCTTGTGATCTTTGAGGCTTCATTGTATGTGAAGGGTGCTACTAGATCTGATGATAAAGAATTAAGCCTTCTAGCTACGTCAGTGGGACCAAACCCTACCTTGGAATCGTGCTTGTTTCAGCGATCCTACACGAGCAGGCTGAGCACACTGAAATTGATGCTTGGCCATCTTACTGATTCTATGGAAGCTACAATCAGAGTGCGAGTTGCTTCTGGGACATGGCCAGATGGTTTTGGTGGTCGGTTTGCGGTCCGTGCCGGCAGCATAAAACAGCATATTGTGTTGCTTGACTCTGGAGATAAGAAACTGTCTCTTACTGGTAATGAGATCAGGCTGGCACGGCAGGTTGTTTCTATCGAAGCTCATGGAAAGCTGATAGTTTTCGTTGCTGCTAGGAATGGTTCTGATGTCTATAGGGATGTAAAGGACTTCAAACCTCTGCAAATGGGTACAAGCTGTAAGGAACTGCGAATTGGTAGCTGTATGTTGGAAATCACTGTTTATTGGTCCCGTTTCTAA
- the LOC136491941 gene encoding uncharacterized protein, whose amino-acid sequence MESRWRRATEISSKLIGPHGIPVTPLINPRSGHSYHVINVIDDWKAGYAVDVLIRDVDAYIVAFRRQLLVEGKWYPGTWYRYTDVIDLPKDIEDNAVDLGFKSSHGDSDETKPGGIYIMHDMFEVLSGFEDCGRDKKGRLIDPTDNQRVKEALLKAIVIFGEAFRFRSIYLAVRARIQDDEGSSELDGSLWILLHDWGLFSSELLLQCNQGPLPALHTAAPAPFHNIRVRRPGSHELRALNTLDDVVGALGEMMLVKAIPNLIASFEERTQLNKILMKRNAEPVAEPGFQHPELPPQPDAE is encoded by the exons ATGGAGAGCCGGTGGCGTAGAGCCACGGAGATTTCATCTAAGCTGATAGGTCCTCATGGCATTCCAGTGACCCCCCTAATCAACCCGCGGAGCGGTCACAGTTACCATGTAATCAACGTGATCGACGACTGGAAAGCCGGTTATGCCGTTGATGTTCTGATAAGAGACGTCGATGCATACATCGTAGCATTTCGTCGGCAACTTTTAGTTGAGGGCAAATGGTATCCTGGTACATGGTACAGATATACAGACGTGATTGATCTGCCAAAGGACATAGAAGATAATGCAGTCGATTTGGGTTTCAAGTCTTCACATGGTGACAG CGATGAAACAAAACCCGGAGGCATCTATATTATGCATGACATGTTTGAAGTACTATCTGGGTTTGAAGATTGTGGGCGTGACAAAAAAGGAAGACTGATTGATCCAACTGATAACCAGAGAGTGAAGGAGGCATTACTGAAGGCTATAGTGATTTTTGGTGAGGCATTTCGATTCCGTTCGATATACCTTGCTGTGCGAGCCAGAATTCAGGATGACGAGGGTTCATCTGAGCTTGATGGTAGTCTATGGATTCTGCTGCACGACTGGGGCCTATTTTCGTCTGAGCTGCTACTCCAGTGCAACCAGGGGCCGTTGCCAGCGTTGCATACTGCTGCCCCAGCTCCTTTTCACAACATTAGAGTGAGGAGACCAGGCTCACATGAATTGAGGGCACTTAACACATTAGATGACGTGGTTGGAGCTTTGGGCGAGATGATGCTTGTAAAGGCAATTCCCAATCTGATAGCGAGTTTTGAGGAGAGAACTCAACTGAATAAGATACTGATGAAGAGGAACGCTGAACCAGTTGCAGAGCCTGGATTTCAGCATCCTGAGCTCCCCCCTCAACCTGATGCGGAGTGA